The proteins below are encoded in one region of Vicinamibacterales bacterium:
- a CDS encoding DUF1801 domain-containing protein codes for MAKSTAANVKEYLAELSPERREFVAALRNAIVRSLPKGYRESMGYGMISYAIPLSRYPKTYNGQPLCYAALASQKGYVALHLMSVYMNPAAEKALQSGFRKAGKKLDKGKACLRFRTLEDVPIEVIEETIGSVSVDEYVSQYEAGRRRTAGARRRAAAATSKTPARPTARKKIRA; via the coding sequence ATGGCGAAGAGTACAGCGGCGAACGTGAAGGAGTACCTGGCCGAATTGTCCCCGGAGCGCCGCGAGTTTGTGGCCGCGCTCAGGAACGCCATCGTCCGGAGCCTGCCGAAGGGCTACCGTGAGTCGATGGGCTACGGCATGATCAGCTATGCCATCCCGCTCAGCCGCTATCCGAAGACCTACAACGGTCAGCCGCTCTGCTACGCGGCGCTCGCTTCTCAGAAGGGCTATGTCGCGCTCCACCTGATGTCCGTCTACATGAACCCGGCCGCCGAGAAGGCGCTGCAAAGCGGCTTCAGGAAGGCCGGCAAGAAACTCGACAAGGGCAAAGCGTGTCTCCGCTTCCGCACGCTGGAGGATGTGCCCATCGAGGTCATCGAAGAAACGATTGGCAGCGTGTCGGTGGACGAGTACGTCAGCCAGTACGAGGCGGGGCGCCGCCGCACCGCCGGGGCTCGGCGCCGCGCGGCCGCCGCGACGAGCAAGACGCCCGCGCGCCCGACAGCCCGGAAGAAGATCAGGGCGTGA
- a CDS encoding cyclic 2,3-diphosphoglycerate synthase gives MHRIKTVIMGAAGRDFHNFNTVYRDNERYDVVAFTATQIPNIDGRKYPASLAGTLYPKGIPIVAENELEKLIRKHQIEEVVFAYSDVAYNYVMSRGSVVNAAGAHFKLLGAQPTMIKSTKPVISVCAVRTGSGKSQTSRRVAHLLQSHGLKVAAIRHPMPYGDLEKQKVQRYGSLADLKKHKCTIEEMEEYEPHIVEGIIIYAGVDYGAILEQAQAEADVILWDGGNNDMPFYRPDLAIVVADPLRVGNELSYYPAEANLRMADIVIINKIDSAEPKAVDQLRANIRKVNAKAVMIDAASPIFIDHPERLTGKRALVVEDGPTLTHGEMKIGAGVVAANKYGARELVDPRPYTVRSITDTFKKYTGIGTLLPAMGYGAGQVRDLEETINKVPCDVVVIGTPIDLNRIIKIKKPTVRVTYQLQEIGTPNLDQTVGQFVKKFVKK, from the coding sequence ATGCATCGGATCAAGACCGTCATCATGGGAGCCGCGGGGCGCGACTTCCACAACTTCAATACTGTGTACCGCGACAACGAGCGGTACGACGTGGTTGCCTTCACCGCCACCCAGATTCCGAACATCGACGGCCGCAAGTACCCGGCATCGCTCGCGGGGACGCTCTATCCGAAGGGCATTCCGATCGTCGCCGAGAACGAGCTGGAAAAGCTCATCCGCAAGCACCAGATCGAGGAAGTGGTTTTCGCGTACAGCGACGTCGCCTACAACTACGTGATGAGCCGCGGCTCGGTCGTGAATGCCGCCGGCGCCCACTTCAAGCTCCTCGGCGCGCAGCCGACGATGATCAAGAGCACGAAGCCGGTGATTTCGGTGTGCGCGGTTCGGACGGGATCGGGCAAGAGCCAGACCAGCCGGCGCGTGGCGCACCTGCTGCAGTCGCACGGCCTCAAGGTGGCGGCGATCCGGCATCCGATGCCCTACGGCGACCTCGAGAAGCAGAAGGTCCAGCGGTACGGCAGCCTCGCCGACCTCAAGAAGCACAAGTGCACGATCGAGGAGATGGAGGAGTACGAGCCGCACATCGTCGAGGGCATCATCATCTACGCCGGTGTGGACTACGGCGCCATCCTCGAGCAGGCGCAGGCCGAAGCGGACGTCATCTTGTGGGACGGCGGCAACAACGACATGCCGTTCTACAGGCCGGATCTCGCGATCGTCGTGGCCGATCCGCTGCGGGTCGGAAACGAACTGAGCTACTACCCGGCCGAGGCCAACCTCCGGATGGCCGACATCGTGATCATCAACAAGATCGACAGCGCGGAGCCGAAGGCCGTCGATCAGTTGCGCGCGAACATCCGCAAGGTCAATGCGAAGGCGGTGATGATCGATGCCGCGTCGCCCATCTTCATCGACCACCCCGAACGCCTGACCGGCAAGCGCGCCCTGGTGGTCGAGGACGGCCCGACGCTCACGCACGGTGAGATGAAGATCGGCGCCGGCGTGGTGGCGGCCAACAAGTACGGCGCCCGAGAACTCGTCGACCCGCGTCCGTACACGGTCCGGTCGATCACCGACACTTTCAAGAAGTACACCGGCATCGGCACGCTGCTGCCCGCGATGGGATATGGAGCCGGCCAGGTGAGGGACCTGGAAGAGACGATCAACAAGGTTCCGTGCGACGTGGTCGTGATCGGCACCCCGATTGATCTGAACCGGATCATCAAGATCAAGAAGCCCACCGTGCGCGTCACCTACCAGTTGCAGGAGATCGGCACGCCGAATCTCGACCAGACGGTTGGCCAGTTCGTGAAGAAGTTCGTCAAGAAGTAG